The Streptomyces sp. ALI-76-A nucleotide sequence GCCCCACTACTTGGTCGGGGCCCCGCAGGACGGTCTGGTGGAGCAGCTGCGCCGGATCGCCGACGGCACCCGATTGCCGCTCATCACGTACCAGCGCGGCCAGGTCGCCTTCACCGCCGACAGCCTGCGCCGGATCGCGCGCATCCCCACCGTCGTCGGCCTGAAGGACGGCCACAGCGACCTCGACCGGCTCCAGCGCCTCACGCTCGCCGCGCCCGAGGGCTTCCTCTTCTTCAACGGAGCCGCCACCGCCGAGATCCAGGCCCGCGCCTACGCCACGGTCGGCGTTCCCGCCTACTCCTCCGCCGTCCACGCCTTCGCACCCGAGATCGCGAACACCTTCTTCGCCGCGCTGCGGGACGGGGACGACGCGGGCGTGACCACGCTGCTGCGCGAGTTCTACGTCCCGCTGGTCGAACTACGCGACCGGGTGCCGGGCTACGCCGTCTCGCTGGTCAAGGCCGCCGCCCGGCTGCGCGGCTTCCCGGTCGGCCCGGTCCGCGCCCCGCTCACCGACCCCGGCCCGACCGACCTCGCCGACCTGGAGAAGGTGCTGGATCACGGCCTGGGCCTGGTCGGCACCGTACGACGACCCGCTTGACGAACCGGGGCACCCCTCGTGCCCACCGTCTCTCCTCTCCTCGCTCCTCCCATGGGCGGTACGGCCCCAGCCCACCGCCGTGAACGCCGCCCGTACCACCCTTCCCGCACCGGCACGCGACAGCGCCCTACCGCTTCTCCCTGCCGTGCGGCCGATCACGTCGCGCACTGATCGGGCCGCCCCCGCGGTCGGCGGCGCCAACGACTGCTCACTCAACAGTTCAAAGGGGAACTGTCATGCCTCTCCTCGTAGTCGGGATCAGTGTTCTGATCCTGCTTCTCCTGATGACCAGGCTGAGGGTCAACGGCTTCACGGCCCTCCTGCTCGTGGCGGTCGGCGTCGCACTGGTCCGGGGCATCCCGGTGGCCACCATCCCCGACGTCCTCTCCGAAGGCATCGGGGACCAGATCGGCGACACCATGCTCACCATCGGACTCGGCGCCATGGTCGGCCGTGTCATGGGGGACTCCGGCGCCGCGCAGCGGATAGCCGGCAAGCTTCTCGACGCCTTCGGCCCACGCTGGGTCCAGGTGGCCATGGTGGTCACGGCCATGCTGATCGGCGTGACCATGTTCTACGAGGTCGCTTTCATCATCATCGTGCCGATCGCGTTCACGCTGGTCAGGGTCACCGGGGCGAAGCTGCTGTGGGTGGGCCTGCCGATGTCCATCGCCCTGTCCACCATGCACAGCTTCCTGCCGCCGCACCCCGGCCCCACCGCGGTCGCCGCGACCTTCCACGCCTCCGTCGGACTTACGCTCTTCTACGGCCTGTTCATCGCCGTCCCCGCCGGCGCGCTCATCGCCCTGACCTGGCCGCGCCTTCCGTTCATCAGGGCGATGGACCCCTCCATCCCCAAGGGCCTGGTCAGCGACCGCCAGTTCACCGACGAGGAGATGCCAGGCCTGGGCTGGTCGCTGTTCGTGGCGCTCTTCCCCGTGGCGCTGATCGTGGCCGCCGCCGTGACCGACATGGCCACCTCCACCGAGAGCCCGTTCCTGAACTTCGTCGCCTTCATCGGCTCGGCACCGATCGCGCTGCTGCTGACGTTGTGCCTGGCCATCTGGGCCTTCGGACCGCGGATCGGCCGGAGCCTGGAGGAGGTCGGCGCCTCCTGCACCTCGGCGGCCCAGGCGATGGCGATGATCCTCCTGGTGATCGGCGCCGGCGGGGCCTTCAAGAACGTCCTTGTCGAAGGCGGGATCTCCGACTACATCAAGGACGTCACGGACGGCTGGTCCGTCTCGCCGATCGTCCTCGCCTGGCTCGTCGCCGTCATCCTCCGCGTCGCGCTCGGCTCGGCGACGGTCGCCGTCGTCACGGCCTCCGGCGTGGTGCTGCCGCTCCTGGCGGGCAGCGGGGTCCACCCGGAGATGATGGTGCTCGCCGTCGCCTGCGGTTCCATCGCCTGCTCCCACGTCAACGATCCGGGATTCTGGCTGTTCAAGGAGTACTTCAACCTCTCCGTCATCGAGGCGATCAAGGTCCGTACCACCTATACGACGGTGCTCGCCGTCCTCGGCCTGGGGGGCGTCCTGGTGGCCGAGTGGGCCCTCGACGTCCTCAGCCTGTAATCCGACTCGACTTACCCATGACACAAGGGACTTGGACCAGCATGAGCAGTCAGCCGACCATCACCGAGTTCGCCGTCTACCCCGTCGCCGGCCGGGACAGCATGGAACTGAACCTCTCCGGCGCGCACGGCCCGTACTTCACCCGCAACGTCGTCGTCCTCACCGACTCCGAAGGCCGTACGGGACTCGGGGAGGTGCCCGGCGGCGAGAAGATCACCCAGACGCTCCGTGACGCCGAACCCCTCGTCATCGGAGCGAAGGTGGGGGACTACAAGCGCGTCCTGCGCGAGATCGGCGACCGGTTCGCCGACCGCGACGCCGGCGGACGGGGCGCCCAGACATTCGACCTGCGCACCACCGTCCACACGGTCACCGCCGTCGAGTCGGCGCTGCTCGACCTCCTCGGACAACACCTCGACGTGCCCGTCGCCGCACTCCTGGGCGATGGCCAACAGCGAGACTCCGTACGGGTGCTGGGCTACCTCTTCTACGTCGGCGACCCGGACCGCACCGACCTGGAGTACGTCCGCGAACCGGACTCGCCCGTGGTGTGGTACCGCCTCCGGCACGAGGAGGCCCTGACCCCGGAGGCGATCGTCCGTCAGGCCGAGGCGGCCTACGACCACTACGGGTTCCGGGACTTCAAGCTCAAGGGGGGCGTCCTGGCGGGCGCCGAGGAGGTGGCGGCCGTACGCGCTCTCAAGGACCGCTTCCCGGAAGCCCGCATCACCCTCGACCCGAACGGCGCGTGGTCACTGCGCGAGGCGATCGAGCTGTGCCGGCCCCTGGCCGGCACGCTCGCCTACGCCGAGGACCCCTGCGGAGCCGAAGGCGGCTACTCCGGACGGGAGATCCTCGCCGAGTTCCGCCGCGCCACCGGCCTTCCCACCGCCACCAACATGATCGCCACCGACTGGCGCCAGATGACCCACGCCCTGGCCCTCCAGTCGGTGTCCATCCCGCTGGCCGACCCCCACTTCTGGACCATGCAGGGCTCCGTGCGCGTGGCGCAACTGTGCAACGCGATGGGCCTGACCTGGGGCTGCCACTCCAACAACCATTTCGACATCTCCCTGGCCATGGTGACCCACTGCGGCGCCGCGGCCCCCGGCGAGTACAACGCCCTGGACACCCACTGGATCTGGCAGGAAGGACTGGAACGGCTCACCACCACCCCACCACGCATCGTCGGCGGCGAGATCGCCGTCCCGGACGCCTCCGGCCTCGGCGTCCACCTCGACATGGACCGGCTCCTCGCGGCCCACGACCTCTACCGGGAGAAGGCGCTGGGGGCACGCGACGACGCCGTCACCATGCAACACCTCATCCCCGACTGGGAGTTCGACAGCAAGCGCCCCTGCCTGGTGCGGTAGACACCAACCCGGGCACCCGCCCGTCGTTTCGAGTCGAACCCTTCCTGGACGGGGCGTACGCGAGCCCAACCAGCCGGTCCCACGTCGAGACGATCGTCACTGTGTTCGGGGTGTCGCTGCGGCTGAAGAATGCCTTGAGCAGGCCCGGCGACTGACGGGCCAGATCGGTGCGGCATTCAGGGCAGTGCCGGCCGTCCGCGGGCGGGGCGTGCTCGACGACTGCCCTTCAGGATGGGTCTGCCAGGCACTGGCCAGCCGGGAGCCGGGGCGGCGCAGGCAACGGCGGGACATGCCGCGCCCGGATGTCAGTCGCCGTCGGGGCGCGGTCTGGTGCGCCGCTGGCCTGGAACGGCCTGCAAGCTGTGTAACGCCTACCTCTTGCCAGACCGAACCTGTTCGTCAGCAGGGAGCAGGCCGGACGCACCCGGGTCTGGTTCCCCATCCAGTACGGCGTGCAGCTCTCACGCGAAACATGGCCGCGCCGAGGCCATCACGCGCAGGAGCGGGGGTGGTTCTGGTCGCGCCAGGCCCGAGGCGAGAGTCCGTATGCCTGTTTGAACACCTTGCTGAAGTGGGTCGCGTCCACGAAGCCCCACCTTCGTCCTATCGCTGCGATGGTCCGCAGCCG carries:
- a CDS encoding 5-dehydro-4-deoxyglucarate dehydratase yields the protein MAGINAEAAGVAQRLRDGMTSGVLSFPLTSFRTDGSLDLDAYRAYLADRLATAPGAVFPACGTGEFFSLDEDEYRAVVRTTVEAAGGRLPVVAGIGYGWAQALRFARIAEEAGADAALVLPHYLVGAPQDGLVEQLRRIADGTRLPLITYQRGQVAFTADSLRRIARIPTVVGLKDGHSDLDRLQRLTLAAPEGFLFFNGAATAEIQARAYATVGVPAYSSAVHAFAPEIANTFFAALRDGDDAGVTTLLREFYVPLVELRDRVPGYAVSLVKAAARLRGFPVGPVRAPLTDPGPTDLADLEKVLDHGLGLVGTVRRPA
- a CDS encoding gluconate:H+ symporter, with product MPLLVVGISVLILLLLMTRLRVNGFTALLLVAVGVALVRGIPVATIPDVLSEGIGDQIGDTMLTIGLGAMVGRVMGDSGAAQRIAGKLLDAFGPRWVQVAMVVTAMLIGVTMFYEVAFIIIVPIAFTLVRVTGAKLLWVGLPMSIALSTMHSFLPPHPGPTAVAATFHASVGLTLFYGLFIAVPAGALIALTWPRLPFIRAMDPSIPKGLVSDRQFTDEEMPGLGWSLFVALFPVALIVAAAVTDMATSTESPFLNFVAFIGSAPIALLLTLCLAIWAFGPRIGRSLEEVGASCTSAAQAMAMILLVIGAGGAFKNVLVEGGISDYIKDVTDGWSVSPIVLAWLVAVILRVALGSATVAVVTASGVVLPLLAGSGVHPEMMVLAVACGSIACSHVNDPGFWLFKEYFNLSVIEAIKVRTTYTTVLAVLGLGGVLVAEWALDVLSL
- a CDS encoding enolase C-terminal domain-like protein, whose translation is MSSQPTITEFAVYPVAGRDSMELNLSGAHGPYFTRNVVVLTDSEGRTGLGEVPGGEKITQTLRDAEPLVIGAKVGDYKRVLREIGDRFADRDAGGRGAQTFDLRTTVHTVTAVESALLDLLGQHLDVPVAALLGDGQQRDSVRVLGYLFYVGDPDRTDLEYVREPDSPVVWYRLRHEEALTPEAIVRQAEAAYDHYGFRDFKLKGGVLAGAEEVAAVRALKDRFPEARITLDPNGAWSLREAIELCRPLAGTLAYAEDPCGAEGGYSGREILAEFRRATGLPTATNMIATDWRQMTHALALQSVSIPLADPHFWTMQGSVRVAQLCNAMGLTWGCHSNNHFDISLAMVTHCGAAAPGEYNALDTHWIWQEGLERLTTTPPRIVGGEIAVPDASGLGVHLDMDRLLAAHDLYREKALGARDDAVTMQHLIPDWEFDSKRPCLVR